The proteins below come from a single Chryseobacterium nepalense genomic window:
- a CDS encoding potassium-transporting ATPase subunit F, translating into MTALFIIAIAVFVYIGYVLIKPEKF; encoded by the coding sequence ATGACAGCATTATTCATCATCGCCATCGCCGTATTTGTTTACATAGGCTACGTGCTGATAAAACCGGAAAAATTTTAA